The Camelus ferus isolate YT-003-E chromosome 32, BCGSAC_Cfer_1.0, whole genome shotgun sequence genome window below encodes:
- the ARL6IP4 gene encoding ADP-ribosylation factor-like protein 6-interacting protein 4 isoform X1, producing the protein MGTGSQRTSHTVEPPLESSRRDPEFKRVFLSPARGAMAHVGSRKRSRSRSRSRGRGSEKKRKKSSKDASRSCSVSRSQSRKASTTSSGAEASPPCITERSKHKARRRPRSSSSSSSSSSSSSSSSSSSSSSSSDGRKKRGKHKDKKRKKKKKRKKKLKKKSKEKAKVQQAEALPGPSLDQWHRSAEEEEDGPVLTDEQKSRIQAMKPMTKEEWDARQSVIRKVVDPETGRTRLIKGDGEVLEEIVTKERHREINKQATRGDGLAFQMRAGLLP; encoded by the exons ATGGGTACCGGGTCCCAGAGGACCAGCCACACAGTAGAGCCTCCCTTGGAATCCAGTCGGCGGGATCCTGAGTTTAAGCGCGTCTTCCTGTCTCCAGCTCGCGGCGCTATGGCTCACGTCGGCTCTCGGAAGCGCTCGAGGAGTCGCAGCCGGTCCCGGGGGCGAGGGtcggaaaagaaaaggaagaagagcagcAAGGACGCCTCGAGGAGCTGCTCAGTTTCTAGATCCCAGAGCCGCAAGGCCAGCACCACTTCCTCTGGGGCGGAGG cctcacctccctgcATCACAGAGAGAAGCAAGCACAAGGCCCGGAGGAGACCACgatccagctcctcctcctcttcttccagtTCTTctagctcctcttcctcctcgtcctcctcttcttcctccagcgATGGCCGGAAGAAGCGGGGGAAGCACAaggacaagaagaggaagaagaagaagaaaaggaagaagaaactgaagaagaaaagcaaagagaaggccAAGGTGCAGCAGGCTGAGGCTCTGCCGGGACCTTCGCTGGACCAGTGGCACAGATCAgccgaggaggaagaggatggccCAG TCCTGACCGATGAGCAGAAGTCCCGCATCCAGGCCATGAAGCCCATGACCAAGGAGGAGTGGGATGCCCGGCAGAGTGTCATCCGCAAGGTGGTGGACCCGGAGACAGGACGCACCAG GCTCATTAAGGGAGATGGCGAGGTGTTAGAGGAAATTGTAACCAAGGAACGACACAGAGAGATCAACAAG CAAGCCACCCGAGGAGATGGTCTGGCCTTCCAGATGCGAGCAGGGCTGCTGCCCTGA
- the ARL6IP4 gene encoding ADP-ribosylation factor-like protein 6-interacting protein 4 isoform X4 yields MAHVGSRKRSRSRSRSRGRGSEKKRKKSSKDASRSCSVSRSQSRKASTTSSGAEERSKHKARRRPRSSSSSSSSSSSSSSSSSSSSSSSSDGRKKRGKHKDKKRKKKKKRKKKLKKKSKEKAKVQQAEALPGPSLDQWHRSAEEEEDGPVLTDEQKSRIQAMKPMTKEEWDARQSVIRKVVDPETGRTRLIKGDGEVLEEIVTKERHREINKQATRGDGLAFQMRAGLLP; encoded by the exons ATGGCTCACGTCGGCTCTCGGAAGCGCTCGAGGAGTCGCAGCCGGTCCCGGGGGCGAGGGtcggaaaagaaaaggaagaagagcagcAAGGACGCCTCGAGGAGCTGCTCAGTTTCTAGATCCCAGAGCCGCAAGGCCAGCACCACTTCCTCTGGGGCGGAGG AGAGAAGCAAGCACAAGGCCCGGAGGAGACCACgatccagctcctcctcctcttcttccagtTCTTctagctcctcttcctcctcgtcctcctcttcttcctccagcgATGGCCGGAAGAAGCGGGGGAAGCACAaggacaagaagaggaagaagaagaagaaaaggaagaagaaactgaagaagaaaagcaaagagaaggccAAGGTGCAGCAGGCTGAGGCTCTGCCGGGACCTTCGCTGGACCAGTGGCACAGATCAgccgaggaggaagaggatggccCAG TCCTGACCGATGAGCAGAAGTCCCGCATCCAGGCCATGAAGCCCATGACCAAGGAGGAGTGGGATGCCCGGCAGAGTGTCATCCGCAAGGTGGTGGACCCGGAGACAGGACGCACCAG GCTCATTAAGGGAGATGGCGAGGTGTTAGAGGAAATTGTAACCAAGGAACGACACAGAGAGATCAACAAG CAAGCCACCCGAGGAGATGGTCTGGCCTTCCAGATGCGAGCAGGGCTGCTGCCCTGA
- the ARL6IP4 gene encoding ADP-ribosylation factor-like protein 6-interacting protein 4 isoform X3: MAHVGSRKRSRSRSRSRGRGSEKKRKKSSKDASRSCSVSRSQSRKASTTSSGAEASPPCITERSKHKARRRPRSSSSSSSSSSSSSSSSSSSSSSSSDGRKKRGKHKDKKRKKKKKRKKKLKKKSKEKAKVQQAEALPGPSLDQWHRSAEEEEDGPVLTDEQKSRIQAMKPMTKEEWDARQSVIRKVVDPETGRTRLIKGDGEVLEEIVTKERHREINKQATRGDGLAFQMRAGLLP, from the exons ATGGCTCACGTCGGCTCTCGGAAGCGCTCGAGGAGTCGCAGCCGGTCCCGGGGGCGAGGGtcggaaaagaaaaggaagaagagcagcAAGGACGCCTCGAGGAGCTGCTCAGTTTCTAGATCCCAGAGCCGCAAGGCCAGCACCACTTCCTCTGGGGCGGAGG cctcacctccctgcATCACAGAGAGAAGCAAGCACAAGGCCCGGAGGAGACCACgatccagctcctcctcctcttcttccagtTCTTctagctcctcttcctcctcgtcctcctcttcttcctccagcgATGGCCGGAAGAAGCGGGGGAAGCACAaggacaagaagaggaagaagaagaagaaaaggaagaagaaactgaagaagaaaagcaaagagaaggccAAGGTGCAGCAGGCTGAGGCTCTGCCGGGACCTTCGCTGGACCAGTGGCACAGATCAgccgaggaggaagaggatggccCAG TCCTGACCGATGAGCAGAAGTCCCGCATCCAGGCCATGAAGCCCATGACCAAGGAGGAGTGGGATGCCCGGCAGAGTGTCATCCGCAAGGTGGTGGACCCGGAGACAGGACGCACCAG GCTCATTAAGGGAGATGGCGAGGTGTTAGAGGAAATTGTAACCAAGGAACGACACAGAGAGATCAACAAG CAAGCCACCCGAGGAGATGGTCTGGCCTTCCAGATGCGAGCAGGGCTGCTGCCCTGA
- the OGFOD2 gene encoding 2-oxoglutarate and iron-dependent oxygenase domain-containing protein 2, whose product MGTAAAPRRFCRCACFCSENLYLARYGLHVRFRSEQQLRQDYGPILRSRGCVSPKDFQQLLGELEQEVERRRRLGQESAARRALIASSYHPVRPDVYNSLKDVALAPEFLAAAEYSASPGADLEGLLQRLETVSEEKRIYRLPVFTAWFCQALLEELEHFEQSDMPKGRPNTMNNYGVLLHELGLDEPLVTPLRERFLQPLMALLYPDCGGGWLDSHRAFVVKYAPGQDRELGCHYDNAELTLNVALGKAFTGGTLYFGDLFQAPSTLAKPLEVEHVVAQGILHRGGQLHGARPLGTGERWNLVVWLRASAVRNHLCPMCCRKPDLVDDEGFGDGFTREEPPTVDVCALT is encoded by the exons ATGGGGACCGCGGCTGCCCCGCGGCGCTTCTGCCGCTGTGCATGTTTCTGCTCCGAGAACTTGTACTTGGCGCGCTACGGGCTGCACGTGCGCTTCCGGAGCGAGCAGCAGCTGCGCCAGGACTACGGCCCG ATCCTGCGCAGTCGAGGCTGTGTTAGCCCCAAGGACTTCCAGCAGCTGTTGGGAGAG CTTGAGCAGGAGGtagagcggcggcggcggctggggcAGGAGTCGGCTGCCAGGAGAGCCCTCATCGCGAGCTCCTACCATCCGGTGCGGCCCGACGTCTACAACTCGCTGAAG GATGTGGCTTTGGCCCCCGAGTTTCTGGCCGCAGCTGAATACAGTGCATCACCAGGCGCAGACCTTGAGGGCCTTCTCCAGCGGCTGGAGACAGTGTCAG AGGAGAAGCGTATTTACCGGCTGCCGGTGTTCACGGCGTGGTTCTGCCAGGCcctgctggaggagctggagcacTTCGAGCAGTCGGACATGCCCAAGGGAAGACCCAACACCATGAACAATTACGGG GTGCTGCTCCACGAGCTGGGCCTGGATGAACCACTGGTGACGCCGCTGCGGGAGCGCTTCCTGCAGCCGCTGATGGCCCTGCTGTACCCGGACTGTGGCGGGGGCTGGCTGGACAGCCACCGCGCCTTTGTGGTCAAATACGCTCCAGGCCAGGACCGCGAGCTGGGCTGCCACTACGATAACGCCGAGCTCACCCTCAACGTGGCCCTGGGCAAGGCCTTCACAGGGGGCACCCTATACTTCGGGGACCTCTTCCAG GCACCGTCAACCCTGGCCAAGCCCCTGGAGGTGGAGCACGTGGTGGCCCAGGGCATCCTGCACCGAGGGGGCCAGCTGCACGGGGCCCGGCCCCTGGGCACTGGTGAGCGCTGGAACCTGGTCGTCTGGCTCCGGGCCTCTGCTGTGCGCAACCACCTCTGCCCCATGTGCTGCCGCAAGCCCGACCTGGTGGACGACGAGGGCTTCGGAGACGGCTTCACCCGCGAGGAGCCCCCCACCGTGGATGTGTGTGCGCTGACTTGA
- the ARL6IP4 gene encoding ADP-ribosylation factor-like protein 6-interacting protein 4 isoform X2 — translation MGTGSQRTSHTVEPPLESSRRDPEFKRVFLSPARGAMAHVGSRKRSRSRSRSRGRGSEKKRKKSSKDASRSCSVSRSQSRKASTTSSGAEERSKHKARRRPRSSSSSSSSSSSSSSSSSSSSSSSSDGRKKRGKHKDKKRKKKKKRKKKLKKKSKEKAKVQQAEALPGPSLDQWHRSAEEEEDGPVLTDEQKSRIQAMKPMTKEEWDARQSVIRKVVDPETGRTRLIKGDGEVLEEIVTKERHREINKQATRGDGLAFQMRAGLLP, via the exons ATGGGTACCGGGTCCCAGAGGACCAGCCACACAGTAGAGCCTCCCTTGGAATCCAGTCGGCGGGATCCTGAGTTTAAGCGCGTCTTCCTGTCTCCAGCTCGCGGCGCTATGGCTCACGTCGGCTCTCGGAAGCGCTCGAGGAGTCGCAGCCGGTCCCGGGGGCGAGGGtcggaaaagaaaaggaagaagagcagcAAGGACGCCTCGAGGAGCTGCTCAGTTTCTAGATCCCAGAGCCGCAAGGCCAGCACCACTTCCTCTGGGGCGGAGG AGAGAAGCAAGCACAAGGCCCGGAGGAGACCACgatccagctcctcctcctcttcttccagtTCTTctagctcctcttcctcctcgtcctcctcttcttcctccagcgATGGCCGGAAGAAGCGGGGGAAGCACAaggacaagaagaggaagaagaagaagaaaaggaagaagaaactgaagaagaaaagcaaagagaaggccAAGGTGCAGCAGGCTGAGGCTCTGCCGGGACCTTCGCTGGACCAGTGGCACAGATCAgccgaggaggaagaggatggccCAG TCCTGACCGATGAGCAGAAGTCCCGCATCCAGGCCATGAAGCCCATGACCAAGGAGGAGTGGGATGCCCGGCAGAGTGTCATCCGCAAGGTGGTGGACCCGGAGACAGGACGCACCAG GCTCATTAAGGGAGATGGCGAGGTGTTAGAGGAAATTGTAACCAAGGAACGACACAGAGAGATCAACAAG CAAGCCACCCGAGGAGATGGTCTGGCCTTCCAGATGCGAGCAGGGCTGCTGCCCTGA